A part of Phoenix dactylifera cultivar Barhee BC4 chromosome 2, palm_55x_up_171113_PBpolish2nd_filt_p, whole genome shotgun sequence genomic DNA contains:
- the LOC120104538 gene encoding uncharacterized protein LOC120104538 translates to MLEESRGFWKDLAVLVRSVGRQVPADWVMKEVRRALKLDYDPECFTMMDGYMTLRLACEDHREAAVKFGPWMVAGQVHAMERWRPNFIPGRDDIGRGVVWLRLPRLPLEFWRTPIILQLAAKAGKPLEVDSFTDQRKKMGFARVKIELDLKEPLRPGLFVKGRKDGSEIKFWQDFLYENLPSLCYKCGRVGHYEDKCSWNSPAAREPEPVETLGVAATEEGRNPMDTSGKREAKGKGTMGAPPFGPWLVTHKIRPPRPANGGNRSKKIPESGGGGSNPTVLPARSKLSPAAKGSGVASPSVVHGGWQKSTKFAHRKTPESFQAGPSSTAPSGGGGHPGGATVSQAGVSQRADPTQTNQTGGSEPVGPAGEQANGPYPERASQSPIRGWAGVEQSPHPPGLHGAGPSSLKQNRSPTSGKLVVDDLVLLRSNGGDTPAEEMRRLDSKGRRRSRSSPPPTTPKANQPTGAAPLAGAGRDGDLATPRPVPWLVSAVDSVQMAAGGVQSPELVGVTTRAKAGGDDVGRGEAGGAMPSATVPGLITVDEVCRLAQSNSVQGVSTNSAQGVSTNSAQGDSSHVQLLLQVMASVQGKAEKASREDGLSDKGGCGLEGEGRAVNSDDL, encoded by the coding sequence atGCTGGAGGAATCTCGGGGTTTCTGGAAGGATTTGGCGGTCCTGGTGAGGAGCGTAGGGAGGCAGGTTCCAGCGGACTGGGTGATGAAGGAGGTTCGCCGTGCTCTGAAGCTCGACTACGATCCGGAGTGCTTTACAATGATGGATGGGTACATGACTCTCCGCTTGGCCTGCGAGGACCATCGGGAGGCGGCGGTGAAGTTTGGTCCATGGATGGTGGCTGGACAGGTTCATGCTATGGAACGATGGCGCCCAAATTTCATTCCCGGCAGGGATGACATCGGCAGAGGTGTTGTTTGGTTGAGGCTGCCCCGGCTCCCTCTGGAGTTTTGGAGGACGCCGATTATTCTACAATTGGCAGCGAAGGCCGGGAAGCCGCTGGAGGTGGATTCATTCACGGatcagaggaagaagatgggcttTGCTAGAGTGAAGATCGAATTGGATCTCAAGGAGCCGTTGCGCCCTGGATTATTTGTGAAAGGGAGAAAGGATGGATCGGAGATAAAGTTCTGGCAGGATTTCCTTTACGAAAACTTGCCTTCCCTATGTTACAAGTGTGGCCGTGTGGGACACTATGAGGATAAATGCAGTTGGAACTCTCCGGCAGCGAGGGAACCGGAACCGGTGGAGACTTTGGGGGTTGCGGCGACGGAGGAGGGGCGCAACCCTATGGATACCTCGGGTAAAAGGGAGGCAAAGGGGAAGGGAACCATGGGGGCTCCGCCATTTGGCCCGTGGCTGGTCACCCATAAAATCCGCCCTCCCCGGCCGGCAAATGGAGGGAATAGGTCGAAGAAGATACCTGAGTCCGGTGGTGGTGGGTCGAACCCGACTGTGCTGCCGGCGCGTTCGAAGTTGAGCCCAGCGGCAAAGGGATCGGGTGTGGCAAGTCCTTCGGTGGTCCATGGCGGATGGCAGAAATCGACTAAATTTGCCCATCGGAAGACGCCGGAGAGCTTCCAAGCAGGTCCTTCCTCGACGGCCCCGTCCGGTGGAGGGGGCCACCCCGGGGGGGCTACGGTGTCTCAGGCCGGGGTGAGCCAGCGAGCTGACCCAACCCAAACCAATCAGACCGGGGGCTCTGAACCGGTCGGTCCGGCTGGTGAGCAGGCCAATGGGCCATATCCAGAGCGGGCAAGCCAAAGCCCGATTCGTGGGTGGGCTGGTGTCGAGCAAAGCCCGCATCCGCCTGGGTTACATGGTGCGGGCCCGAGCTCACTCAAACAAAACCGTAGCCCGACCTCAGGTAAGCTTGTGGTGGATGATCTGGTTTTGCTCAGATCCAACGGTGGGGACACTCCGGCAGAGGAGATGAGGCGTCTCGACAGCAAGGGTCGCCGACGAAGCCGTAGCTCGCCTCCGCCGACTACGCCGAAGGCTAATCAGCCGACTGGAGCGGCGCCGCTGGCTGGGGCTGGACGAGATGGTGATCTGGCAACACCGAGACCGGTTCCTTGGCTCGTTTCTGCTGTGGATTCGGTGCAGATGGCAGCGGGTGGAGTGCAGTCGCCGGAGCTGGTGGGAGTCACGACTCGGGCCAAGGCGGGGGGAGACGACGTCGGCAGGGGGGAAGCCGGGGGAGCGATGCCTTCGGCAACAGTGCCCGGTTTGATCACCGTGGATGAAGTGTGTCGTTTGGCACAGAGTAACAGTGTACAGGGTGTTTCAACTAACAGTGCACAGGGTGTCTCAACTAACAGTGCACAGGGGGATTCATCTCATGTTCAATTGCTTCTCCAAGTGATGGCCTCAGTGCAGGGGAAGGCTGAGAAGGCAAGCAGGGAAGATGGATTGTCAGATAAGGGTGGGTGCGGCCTAGAGGGAGAGGGTCGTGCCGTCAACTCCGATGATTTATGA
- the LOC120105238 gene encoding geraniol 8-hydroxylase-like, translating into MEFFSLLLLWISVTLPLFFLLTVVAGHRSHSQGLLPPGPRPLPVVGSLLQLGNKPHQSLARLAKTYGPLMSLRLGQVTTIVVSSPEIAREVLQKKDAAFSSRSIPDAVRALGHADISIPWLPPAKQWRSLRRICNTELFNSQTLDAHQSLRRQKVQELLSYISDRSLKGLPVDIGRVAFTTSLNLLSRTIFSVDLIDLYSESSQEFKGVVLEIMKEAGGSNLSDFFPRLAPVDPQGRRRRLAALFKKMEDIFDEQIDRRLQSKEEHQASKDFLEVLLHRQVQQDSFKIDRQVMKALFVDLFAAGSDTSSSTVEWAMTELLRSPRCMAKARDEVARVIGREKEVEESDIGQLPYLQAVVKETFRLHPPVPFLLPRKSESTVELHGYTVPAGTRVLVNVWAFGRDGEVWPEPNEFKPERFLEREVDFRGRDMELIPFGAGRRICPGLPLAFRIVHSMLASLLQKFDWKLPDGMGPRDVDMTENFGITLAKAVPLRAIAVSIA; encoded by the exons ATGGAGTTCTTCAGTCTGCTGCTGCTATGGATTTCGGTaaccctccccctcttcttcctcctcacaGTAGTAGCAGGACACAGATCCCACTCCCAAGGCCTGCTTCCACCGGGACCCAGGCCGCTCCCCGTCGTAGGGAGCCTACTCCAGCTTGGCAACAAGCCGCATCAATCCTTGGCCCGGCTCGCAAAGACGTATGGTCCTCTCATGTCCCTCCGCCTTGGCCAAGTAACCACTATAGTCGTCTCCTCCCCGGAGATTGCTAGAGAGGTGCTTCAGAAGAAGGACGCGGCCTTCTCCAGCCGTTCGATTCCTGACGCCGTCCGTGCCCTCGGCCATGCCGATATCTCCATCCCATGGCTGCCGCCAGCCAAGCAGTGGCGGAGCCTCCGCAGGATTTGCAACACGGAGCTCTTCAATTCCCAAACACTAGACGCCCACCAGTCCCTCCGGCGCCAAAAAGTACAAGAACTGCTATCTTATATATCCGACCGTTCCCTGAAGGGTTTGCCGGTGGATATCGGGCGAGTGGCGTTCACAACGTCGCTCAATCTGCTGTCTCGCACCATTTTCTCTGTTGACCTCATCGATCTATACTCCGAGTCCTCTCAAGAATTCAAGGGCGTGGTGCTGGAGATCATGAAGGAAGCTGGGGGCTCTAACCTCTCAGATTTCTTCCCACGGCTCGCCCCAGTTGACCCACAAGGCAGGCGCCGCCGCCTGGCGGCTCTTTTCAAAAAGATGGAGGATATTTTTGACGAACAGATCGACCGGCGACTGCAGAGCAAAGAAGAACACCAAGCAAGCAAGGACTTCTTGGAGGTACTCCTCCATCGCCAAGTGCAGCAAGATAGCTTCAAGATCGACCGACAAGTCATGAAAGCATTATTTGTG GACCTATTTGCCGCTGGTAGCGACACGAGCTCGAGCACAGTGGAGTGGGCCATGACGGAGCTGCTGAGAAGCCCCCGGTGCATGGCGAAGGCTCGCGACGAGGTTGCGAGAGTGATTGGCCGGGAGAAGGAGGTGGAAGAGTCGGACATTGGCCAGCTCCCCTACCTCCAAGCCGTGGTCAAGGAGACCTTTCGACTACACCCGCCGGTGCCATTCCTGCTGCCCCGGAAGTCAGAATCAACGGTGGAGCTGCATGGGTACACCGTGCCGGCGGGCACGCGCGTCCTGGTGAACGTGTGGGCCTTCGGCCGGGACGGGGAGGTATGGCCGGAACCAAATGAGTTCAAACCCGAGAGGTTCTTGGAGAGGGAAGTGGACTTCCGGGGCCGAGACATGGAGCTGATTCCCTTCGGCGCAGGACGTCGGATTTGCCCAGGATTGCCGCTGGCTTTCCGGATCGTGCATTCGATGCTGGCTTCGTTGCTCCAAAAGTTTGACTGGAAGCTGCCCGATGGGATGGGGCCGAGGGACGTCGATATGACGGAGAACTTCGGCATCACTTTGGCCAAGGCCGTCCCTCTCCGGGCCATTGCAGTCTCCATCGCCTGA